One genomic segment of Chitinophaga sancti includes these proteins:
- a CDS encoding CPCC family cysteine-rich protein codes for MPDQIIISREDAMTLLAWQKLLTMHPEKRKDIVAEILIESDKADEEIEDAHVDGPEYNHDIIDYLRSGLLNVTNEYIEEDLKELYHHDIEIEGEPLIYEPCPCCGYRTVEESAGYDVCPNCYWEDDGNDDPAKYSSVNHLTLQQGRDNFKQMGASDPAYIDIVNKHPNKYLKA; via the coding sequence ATGCCCGATCAAATTATTATCAGCCGCGAAGATGCCATGACTTTACTAGCCTGGCAAAAGCTCCTCACTATGCATCCTGAAAAAAGAAAGGACATCGTCGCAGAAATATTAATTGAATCAGATAAAGCAGATGAAGAAATCGAAGATGCACATGTGGATGGTCCTGAATATAATCATGATATCATTGATTATCTTAGGTCAGGATTACTCAACGTTACCAATGAATATATAGAAGAAGATCTCAAAGAGTTATATCATCATGATATAGAGATTGAGGGTGAGCCACTGATCTATGAACCCTGCCCTTGTTGTGGATATCGTACTGTAGAAGAATCTGCTGGTTATGATGTATGTCCTAATTGTTATTGGGAAGATGATGGCAATGATGATCCGGCTAAGTATAGTTCTGTTAATCACTTAACCCTGCAACAGGGAAGAGATAATTTTAAACAGATGGGTGCCTCTGATCCGGCTTATATTGACATCGTGAACAAGCATCCGAACAAGTACCTGAAAGCTTAA